DNA sequence from the Streptomyces sp. NBC_01264 genome:
ACCCGGCCGTGTGGGTGTTGATCGGGGACGCCGAGCTGGACGAGGGGAGCAACCACGAGGCGATCGCGTACGCCGGCTCGGCGGGTCTGGAGCGGTTGCACACGATCGTGATCGACAACGACTCCGCGACCCACGGCTGGCGGGGCGGCGTCGCCTCCCGCTTCGAGGCCGCCGGCTGGTCCGCGGTCACCGTGGACGGCCGGGACCACGCGGCGCTGCACACGGCCTACACCACGCCTCACCCGGGCCGGCCGCACGCCGTGGTCGCCCGGGTCGAGAAGAAGTACTGAAGAAGCCGAAGAAGCCAAGAAGTACTGAAGAAGCAGTAGCCGGCCATCTCCGAGGGGGAGACATGGACACCATGCGCGAACGGTTCATCTCGGTCACGTCGCGGACGCTCGACGAGGATCCGCGGCTGGCCGTGGTCCTTGCCGAGATCACCATGGACGGCTTCCGGCCCGCCCAGGAGCGCCATCCGGACCGGGTGATCAACGTGGGAATCCGCGAGCAGCTGCTGATCGGCGTGGGCGGCGGCCTGGCCCTCACGGGGCTGCGCCCCGTGGTGCACACCTTCGCCAGCTTCCTCGTGGAGCGGCCCTTCGAGCAGGTCAAGCTCGACTTCGGGCACCAGGGCACGGGCGGGGTGCTCGTCAGCGCGAGCGCGAGCTACGACTGGCCGGCCGGCGGGTTCACGCACATGGCGCCGGGCGACGTGGCCCTGCTGGACACCCTGGACGGCTGGACCGTGCACGTCCCGGGCCACCCGGACGAGGCCGAGGCGCTGCTGCGCCACGCCTACGCCGCCGGGGACGAAAAGGTCTACGTCCGGCTCTCCGCGCAGTCGAACACGGCGGCCCGTCCCGTCACCGGCCTGCACTTCCAGACCGTACGGGAGGGCCGTGCGGGCGTGGTCGTCGCCGTCGGGCCCCTGCTCGACAACGTCCTCGCCGCCACCGAGGGCATGGACGTGACCGTGCTGTACGCGCCGACCGTACGGCCCTTCGACGACGCGGCACTGCGCGCCGCCGTCGGGCACGGCCCGGCTGACGTGGTGCTGGTCGAGCCCTACCTCGCGGGGACCTCCACGGCTGCCGCGAACCGGGCGCTCGAAGCGGTCCCGCACCGGGTGCTCGACCTCGGGGTCGGCCGCGCCGAGCTGCGCCGCTACGGCACCATCGAGGAGCACACGGCGGCCCACGGACTCGACCCCGCCGCGCTGCGTGCGCGGATCGCCGCCTTCACCCCGCGGTGAGCGGCCTCCTCGGCCCCGGGCCGTCCAGTTCCGGATGGGCGGCCGCCAGCCGCTTGGGGGCCGCCTGGCGCCAGGCGTCGGTCAGGATCGAGCGCAGCTCGGCGGTGTCCTCCACCGCCGCGAGCCGGACCCGGAGCCACGCGTAGTTGTCGTCGTGGCCGGGCCGTATGAAGAACTTCTCCGGCTCCGCGGCGATCAGCTCCTCGCGGTCCTCCCGGGGACACTTCACCCCGATCGAGGTGTCGTCGTCGGCGAGCGCGGCGAAGATCTTCCCGCCGCTTCCGCCCTTGCGGTCCTTCCCGTTCGCTGCGCCCACTCTGAAAGTGGGCATGCCCCAGGCGAGCTTCTCGCTGCTGCCCGGGAGCGAGAGCGCGATCTCCCGGACGTCGTCCGCCGTCGTGGCCATCCCCCGACTCCTCTCCGACACAGGTACGGACACCGACACCGATGGTGCCTCGTCTCCGACCGTAGACCCGGGCACTGACATTCACCCCCGGGCCGCCCCAAGGGCCGCCGCCCGGTCCTCCCGTCCGTGCAGCAGCTCCACCAGCTCCGCCGCCAGTGCCTTCACCGTCGCGAGCCCCGCCAGCCCCCACCGCCTCGGCACCACGTCCACCACGCACACCGTCCCCAGGACGATCCCGCGCCGGTCGGTGAGCGGCGCGCCCGCGTAGGACCGCACCCCGCTCTCGTCCACGACGGCATTGCCCGCGAAGCGCGCGAAGTCCCGTACGTCCTCCAGCACCAGCGCGCGCCGCCGTACGACCACGTGCGGGCAGTACCCGTGGTCCCGGGGGAGCGCGCGCGCCGGATAGCCGCTTGCCGGGGCGTCGGCCGCGTGGTGCAGGCCGGCGAAGAACTGCCGTTCCTCGCTGATGAAGTTGACGCCGGCGTACGGCGCCGCGAGCTCGTCGGCGACCCGCCGCGCGAACGCGTCCAGCTCACCGTCCGTCCGTTCCCCCAGCCCCAGTTCGCGCAGCCGCAGCACGCGCGCGGGCGCCTCCCGGTCCACCGGTGTGAGCAGCAGGTGTCCGGTCGATTCGTAGTACGTCATGGTGTCTCCCCCACATCACGTCACTCCGCGCGCCGCGCGGACCTCATGGACATCTCGTACTCCGGGTGCGTCGCACGCGTCGGGTGCGACGCGTCGAGCAAGTGGTGGACCAGGGCTGCCAGCACCCCCGTTCCGGAGCTCGGCAGGCGGGCATCGCAGCGCACGACGGGCACCTCCGCGCCGATCCCCATGGCGTCCCGCACCTCGCCGGGGGTGTAGCGGTGCCCGCCGTCGAACTCGTTGACGGCGACGATGTAGCCGACCCTGCGCCGCTCGAAGAAGTCCACGGCGGGGAAGCAGTCGGCGAGGCGGCGCGTGTCGGCGAGCACCACCGCCCCGAGCGCGCCCGTGCACAGCTCCTCCCACAGGAACCAGAATCGCTGCTGGCCTGGGGTGCCGAAGAGGTAGAGCACGTTCCGCTCGTCGAGGGTGATCCGGCCGAAGTCCAGGGCCACGGTCGTGGTCGTCTTCGCCTCGACCCCGTCGAGCGGGTCGGCGGCCTCGCCCGGCCCGCTGAGCAGCTCCTCCGTGCTCAGCGGCTCGATCTCGCTCACCGCGCCCACGAAGGTGGTCTTGCCCGCCCCGAATCCGCCCGCGACCAGGATCTTCAAGGTCGCGGAGGATGCGCGGGCGGCCGGGTCAGAGCCGTTTGCGCAGGCCATCGAGCACCGCCCGGAGCAGGGACTGGTCGTCGTCGGCGAAGGAACCGCCGGTGGGGAAGCACGGCGCCCGCACCGTCACGGCCCCGTGTTCCATCAGGTCGCCGAGGACGACCTTGACCACCACCGCCGGCAGCCTCAGGTGTCCGGCCACCTCGGCGACGGTGACCGCGGCCGAGCCCGCGCACAGCCGGAGCGCGAGGACGTGCTCGGCGCCGAGGGGGCCGCGCGGGCGCACTCCGGTCGCCGTCACCAGCGACAACAGGTCGAGGGCGACGGACGGTCGCGTCCGCCCGCCGCTCGCGGTGTACGGACGGATCACCCGGCCCGCCGAATCGTCCAGCCACGGCGCGTCGCGCGGTCCCCCCGGCGCCGTCGTCCCCCGGGCACGGGCCCTCATCGCTCCGCGCCAGCGGCGGGCCGCCTCGGCGGGGCCGCGAGGTACGGACGGACGCTCTTGACCAGCATGGCCATCTCGTAGCCGAGCACGCCGGCGTCGGCCTCCCGGTCGGCCAGTACGGCCAGGCAGGTGCCCGATCCGGCCGCCGAGACGAAGACGAGGGCGGTGTCGAGCTCGACCACCACCTGCCGGACCTCGGCGCCCTCCGCGAACCGGGACCCGGCGCTGCGCCCCAGGGCGTACAGCCCGGAGGCGAGGGCCGCGAGGTGGTCGGCGCTGTCGGCGTCGAGCCCGTGCAGGCAGGTGACGAGCCCGTCGGCGGTCAGCAGGACCGCGCTGCGCGTGTACGGAACCCGCTGGACCAGGCCGCTGAGCAGCCAGTCGAGGTCCGAGAGCCGCGTGGTCGTCGTACTGATCGTGGTCGCCGTGCTGATCGTGGTCGCCGCTTCGCCGCCCATGGGGGTGCGCTCCTTAGCTGTCGGGTGAGAGGCCGGGGTCACGTCTGGTGCTCCGACTGGGCGAGGCCGAAGCCCCGTTGGAAGGCGGCCATCAGGCCGGGGTCGTGTACGGGCCGCTCCGTGCCCGCGCCGCCGCCGGGCCGGGGTACGGGGGCCTCGCGCAGCTGCGGCGCGAGGTGTTCCTGGGCCCGCCGACGGGGCAGCGGCGGGCGCTCGCCGCCGTCCCTGGCGGCCGGTACGGCGGGGAGCGGCGGCGCGCCGGGCGCCGCGGCGGCCCTCACGGGCGCGGCAGCCGGGGATGCCGCGATCGTGACGCCGGAGGCCGTCACCACCGGTTCCGCACCCATGGGTTCCGCACCCACCGGTTCCGCACCCGCAGAGGGCTCCGGCTGCCCGGGCAGGGGTACCCGTACGGGCTCCAGCCGTGGCGCTCCCGCCCCCTCGCCGGTCCCCCAGGAGGTGGCCCGGGAGCCGCCCAGGGCGTCGGCGGCGCTCGGCGCCTCGGCTCCCATCAGCTCCTGGGGCAGGACCAGTACGGCGAGCACGCCGCCGTAGATGTTCGACTTGAGCTCGACGGCGATCCCGTGCCTGCGGGCCAGCGCGGAGACGACGAAGAGGCCGATCCGCCCGTCGGCCAGCAGGTGCCGGACACTGATCTGGTCGGGGTCGCCGAGCAGGGCGTTCATCCGGTGCGCCTCCTCGGGCGGCATGCCGAGGCCCCGGTCCTCCACCTCGACCGCGATCCCGGCCGTGACCCGCTCCGCGCGCACCACGACATCGGTGTCGGGGGCGGAGAACACGGTGGCGTTCTCGACGAGTTCGGCCAGCAGGTGCACGACGTCGGCGACGGCGTGGCCGCGTACGGAACCGCCGGCGGGGGGCACGACCTTGACCCGGGTGTACTGCTCGACCTCCGCGACCGAGGAGCGCAGTACCTCGCTCAGGTCGACGGGCCGGGTCCACTGGCGGCGCGAGGCCGCTCCGCCGAGCACCGCGAGGTTCTCCGCGTGGCGCCGGATCCGGGTGGCGAGGTGGTCGACGTGGAAGAGCTCCTTGAGCAGGTCCGGGTCCTCGACCGTGTCCTCCAGGTCGTCCAGCAGCGAGATCTCGCGGTGGACGAGGGACTGGAGGCGGCGTGCGAGGTTGACGAAGACCTCGACCTTGCGGTCGCTGTCCGAGGGCGTGACGGGGCCGCCGAGGCGGACCAGGGTCGCGTGGGCCTGTTCGCGGGCGCCGCGCAGTTCCTGGGCGAGCAGCCAGAACTCGTCGATGCCCGCCGTCTCGGGGCCGAAGGACGGCCCGGCCGGCCCGCCGCGCACCGGGCGCGCGGGCAGTTCGCCGCGCTCCAGGCGGTCGGCGGTGGTGTGCAGCTCCTGCCGGCCCCGGACGCTGGAGCGGCGCAGCGCCTCGCAGCGGTCGCGGACGGTCTTAGCCGCGCGCTGGGCCCCGAGCAGGGCGGCCGCGAGCGCGCCGGCGAAGAGCAGGGCGCAGCCGCTGAGCACCGGCCACAGCCGGGGGTCGCGGGCGCCCGCGCCGCCGCCGAGCTGGAGCGCGAAGAGCACCGCGGCGGCGCCGCTGAGCCCGGCGGCGAGCGTGGGCAGCAGGGCGGCGCGGATCAGCTGGGGCCGTATCTGCCGGCCGGGACCGGTGACGGCGTGTCTCGACGGGGAGTGGCGG
Encoded proteins:
- a CDS encoding transketolase family protein encodes the protein MDTMRERFISVTSRTLDEDPRLAVVLAEITMDGFRPAQERHPDRVINVGIREQLLIGVGGGLALTGLRPVVHTFASFLVERPFEQVKLDFGHQGTGGVLVSASASYDWPAGGFTHMAPGDVALLDTLDGWTVHVPGHPDEAEALLRHAYAAGDEKVYVRLSAQSNTAARPVTGLHFQTVREGRAGVVVAVGPLLDNVLAATEGMDVTVLYAPTVRPFDDAALRAAVGHGPADVVLVEPYLAGTSTAAANRALEAVPHRVLDLGVGRAELRRYGTIEEHTAAHGLDPAALRARIAAFTPR
- a CDS encoding MmcQ/YjbR family DNA-binding protein, whose amino-acid sequence is MATTADDVREIALSLPGSSEKLAWGMPTFRVGAANGKDRKGGSGGKIFAALADDDTSIGVKCPREDREELIAAEPEKFFIRPGHDDNYAWLRVRLAAVEDTAELRSILTDAWRQAAPKRLAAAHPELDGPGPRRPLTAG
- a CDS encoding GAF domain-containing protein, with translation MTYYESTGHLLLTPVDREAPARVLRLRELGLGERTDGELDAFARRVADELAAPYAGVNFISEERQFFAGLHHAADAPASGYPARALPRDHGYCPHVVVRRRALVLEDVRDFARFAGNAVVDESGVRSYAGAPLTDRRGIVLGTVCVVDVVPRRWGLAGLATVKALAAELVELLHGREDRAAALGAARG
- a CDS encoding GTP-binding protein, yielding MACANGSDPAARASSATLKILVAGGFGAGKTTFVGAVSEIEPLSTEELLSGPGEAADPLDGVEAKTTTTVALDFGRITLDERNVLYLFGTPGQQRFWFLWEELCTGALGAVVLADTRRLADCFPAVDFFERRRVGYIVAVNEFDGGHRYTPGEVRDAMGIGAEVPVVRCDARLPSSGTGVLAALVHHLLDASHPTRATHPEYEMSMRSARRAE
- a CDS encoding DUF742 domain-containing protein, with product MRARARGTTAPGGPRDAPWLDDSAGRVIRPYTASGGRTRPSVALDLLSLVTATGVRPRGPLGAEHVLALRLCAGSAAVTVAEVAGHLRLPAVVVKVVLGDLMEHGAVTVRAPCFPTGGSFADDDQSLLRAVLDGLRKRL
- a CDS encoding roadblock/LC7 domain-containing protein, whose amino-acid sequence is MGGEAATTISTATTISTTTTRLSDLDWLLSGLVQRVPYTRSAVLLTADGLVTCLHGLDADSADHLAALASGLYALGRSAGSRFAEGAEVRQVVVELDTALVFVSAAGSGTCLAVLADREADAGVLGYEMAMLVKSVRPYLAAPPRRPAAGAER
- a CDS encoding sensor histidine kinase; this encodes MSGLRAARHSPSRHAVTGPGRQIRPQLIRAALLPTLAAGLSGAAAVLFALQLGGGAGARDPRLWPVLSGCALLFAGALAAALLGAQRAAKTVRDRCEALRRSSVRGRQELHTTADRLERGELPARPVRGGPAGPSFGPETAGIDEFWLLAQELRGAREQAHATLVRLGGPVTPSDSDRKVEVFVNLARRLQSLVHREISLLDDLEDTVEDPDLLKELFHVDHLATRIRRHAENLAVLGGAASRRQWTRPVDLSEVLRSSVAEVEQYTRVKVVPPAGGSVRGHAVADVVHLLAELVENATVFSAPDTDVVVRAERVTAGIAVEVEDRGLGMPPEEAHRMNALLGDPDQISVRHLLADGRIGLFVVSALARRHGIAVELKSNIYGGVLAVLVLPQELMGAEAPSAADALGGSRATSWGTGEGAGAPRLEPVRVPLPGQPEPSAGAEPVGAEPMGAEPVVTASGVTIAASPAAAPVRAAAAPGAPPLPAVPAARDGGERPPLPRRRAQEHLAPQLREAPVPRPGGGAGTERPVHDPGLMAAFQRGFGLAQSEHQT